Proteins encoded by one window of Opitutia bacterium:
- a CDS encoding PQQ-binding-like beta-propeller repeat protein — protein MRLLPLLALLTLTARSLAGDPTVPSAARPAAPDPIEGRWTGTIAPPQGGTAEFGLEFFRTERGKLAFRMNFPDALTFAAPFMLPVETAGDGHYAITPAFAIKLHRDADRLTGIFGAAQMPLELKRGGNWTEKPPAPTHPAAPAPLWSFDLGAGTWAAPVVADGVIYIGTSAGRFHAVNAADGHELWTWAGRNPIDGRAVVSGEAVYFVDTQTTLIALNRADGSLRWSIPLHDEQLAGRPVANNPTFNHRAAFPLVADGVVYCGSSDGGLYALDAVTGAKLWRHDARAPIFSGVGRHGADLLTFGTMDGSVVILDRRTRQETFRARTDGGIVTVPLVVGDKVVAGSRDYVLYGFNLADGGVAWRFSYWFSWIESTPVLRDGLLYVGASDYSRVSAIDPANGRAKWQTPVHGMNWGTPLVTDDSVFTGTAAQNIPGTLIPHVGGIVALERATGAVKWQLLAAPAPENGFGGYAGSLALAGDKVIAAGFDGRLIALPAK, from the coding sequence GGACCGGCACGATCGCGCCGCCGCAAGGTGGCACCGCCGAGTTCGGACTCGAGTTCTTCCGCACCGAGCGCGGCAAGCTCGCATTCCGGATGAACTTCCCCGACGCGCTCACTTTCGCCGCCCCGTTCATGCTGCCAGTCGAGACGGCGGGCGACGGCCACTACGCGATCACTCCCGCCTTCGCCATCAAGCTCCATCGCGATGCCGACCGCCTCACCGGCATCTTCGGCGCCGCGCAAATGCCGCTCGAACTGAAGCGCGGCGGCAACTGGACGGAGAAACCGCCCGCGCCGACGCATCCCGCCGCACCCGCGCCGCTGTGGTCGTTCGATCTCGGAGCCGGCACGTGGGCGGCTCCCGTCGTCGCCGATGGCGTGATCTACATCGGCACGAGCGCCGGAAGATTCCACGCGGTCAATGCCGCCGACGGTCACGAGCTCTGGACATGGGCCGGCAGGAATCCGATCGACGGCCGCGCCGTCGTGAGCGGCGAGGCGGTCTATTTCGTCGACACGCAAACCACGCTCATCGCCCTGAATCGCGCCGACGGCTCGTTGCGCTGGTCGATCCCGCTGCACGACGAGCAACTCGCCGGCCGACCCGTGGCGAACAACCCGACCTTCAACCACCGCGCGGCGTTCCCGCTCGTCGCCGACGGCGTGGTCTATTGCGGCTCAAGCGACGGCGGTCTCTATGCACTCGACGCCGTCACCGGCGCGAAGCTGTGGCGCCACGATGCCAGGGCGCCGATCTTTTCCGGCGTGGGGCGGCATGGGGCGGACCTGCTGACGTTCGGCACCATGGACGGCTCGGTCGTTATCCTCGACCGGCGCACGCGGCAGGAGACGTTCCGCGCGCGGACGGACGGCGGCATCGTCACGGTGCCGCTCGTGGTCGGCGACAAGGTCGTCGCCGGCAGCCGCGACTACGTGCTCTACGGCTTCAACCTCGCGGACGGCGGCGTCGCGTGGCGCTTCTCGTATTGGTTCTCGTGGATCGAATCGACGCCGGTGCTGCGCGACGGACTGCTCTACGTCGGCGCGTCGGACTACAGCCGCGTCAGCGCGATCGATCCCGCCAACGGACGGGCAAAGTGGCAGACGCCCGTGCACGGCATGAACTGGGGCACGCCGCTCGTCACCGACGACTCCGTATTCACCGGCACCGCCGCGCAGAACATTCCCGGCACGCTCATCCCGCACGTCGGCGGGATCGTCGCCCTCGAGCGCGCCACGGGCGCCGTGAAATGGCAGCTGCTCGCCGCGCCCGCGCCGGAAAACGGTTTCGGCGGCTATGCCGGTTCGCTCGCCCTCGCGGGCGACAAAGTCATCGCGGCCGGTTTCGACGGCCGGCTCATCGCGCTACCGGCGAAGTGA
- a CDS encoding HDOD domain-containing protein, with the protein MSTLTPPTLEQVCEKALRLPCSPSLLPRLGLALQADDSSAAEIERLISLDASLAAATLRLANSAAFARGTVETVEAAVFRLGAKEIYRLAALVLVSRWESGQKGLRWEAGDFSRHALITAIAGEVLASTTERLDPQVAYTAGLVSDLGKLALAHSCNEFYPAVRAFRERMQCTWDQAERAVLGYHHADATTKLLAAWNFPKVFQQAAEFLTRPTEAPMEALPLLAHLHAAKYLATSLGPGVTEEGFLTAVHGAFLREWGFTPELLEAAMPVVHERALQRLGDKMTTGVVAL; encoded by the coding sequence ATGTCCACCCTCACTCCTCCGACCCTCGAGCAAGTCTGCGAAAAAGCGCTGCGCCTGCCTTGCTCGCCGTCGCTGTTGCCGCGGCTTGGGCTCGCGTTGCAGGCCGACGATAGCTCGGCTGCCGAGATCGAACGCCTCATCTCGCTCGACGCTTCGCTCGCCGCCGCGACGCTGCGCCTCGCCAATTCCGCCGCGTTCGCGCGCGGCACGGTCGAGACGGTCGAAGCCGCCGTGTTCCGCCTCGGCGCGAAGGAAATCTACCGCCTCGCCGCGCTCGTGCTCGTGAGCCGCTGGGAAAGCGGCCAGAAGGGCCTGCGCTGGGAAGCGGGCGATTTCTCCCGCCACGCGCTCATCACCGCCATCGCCGGCGAAGTGCTCGCGTCGACCACCGAGCGTCTCGATCCGCAGGTCGCCTACACCGCGGGCCTCGTCTCCGATCTCGGCAAGCTCGCGCTCGCGCACTCGTGCAACGAATTCTATCCCGCCGTGCGCGCGTTCCGCGAACGCATGCAGTGCACGTGGGACCAAGCTGAGCGCGCCGTGCTCGGCTATCATCACGCCGACGCGACCACGAAGCTGCTCGCCGCGTGGAATTTCCCCAAGGTGTTTCAGCAGGCGGCCGAATTCCTCACGCGTCCCACCGAGGCGCCGATGGAGGCGCTCCCGTTGCTCGCGCACCTGCACGCCGCGAAATACCTCGCGACGTCGCTCGGGCCCGGCGTGACGGAGGAAGGTTTCCTCACCGCCGTCCACGGCGCGTTCCTGCGCGAGTGGGGTTTCACGCCCGAACTCCTCGAAGCCGCGATGCCCGTCGTGCACGAGCGCGCCTTGCAGCGCCTCGGCGACAAGATGACGACCGGCGTGGTCGCGCTCTGA